A single region of the Rhipicephalus microplus isolate Deutch F79 chromosome 10, USDA_Rmic, whole genome shotgun sequence genome encodes:
- the LOC142774283 gene encoding uncharacterized protein LOC142774283: MPRGAAFSVEPTLPTMSRPAGALSGDLLYTNADRAGIDERWSQPSSSQRRKLLSKFGSSLGRKHHRKHTHPAGDHSPGTTEPASPGVDYLDYEQDLPIARVEKPLCEVCHSHGHHPPHPKTLLEDMLKCRICGNSYHLRCLRAAGLPNQPRGALLDRHAWSCMKCVSVPLTLPHGHGPRLTALRYPSNDDCNDTGILIQRCLVNVPKSYYATAVAKMYTSQN; the protein is encoded by the exons ATGCCGCGGGGAGCGGCATTCAGCGTGGAACCAACGCTTCCCACGATGAGCCGTCCAGCCGGCGCTCTCTCTGGAGACCTACTCTACACGAACGCCGACAGAGCCGGTATCGACGAACGCTGGTCTCAGCCGTCCTCCTCGCAACGACGAAAGTTGCTCAGCAAATTCGGATCTTCCCT AGGCCGCAAGCACCACCGCAAGCACACGCACCCCGCTGGCGACCACTCCCCGGGTACGACGGAGCCCGCGTCGCCAGGCGTAGACTATCTGGACTACGAACAGGACTTGCCCATC GCGCGCGTCGAGAAGCCGCTGTGCGAGGTGTGCCACTCGCACGGACACCACCCGCCCCACCCGAAGACGCTGCTCGAAGACATGCTCAAGTGCCGCATCTGCGGCAACAGCTACCACCTGCGCTGCCTGCGAGCCGCCGGACTGCCGAACCAGCCGCGAGGGGCGCTCCTAGACCGCCACGCCTGGTCCTGCATGAAATGTGTGAGTGTACCTTTGACGCTACCCCACGGCCACGGCCCACGGCTCACAGCATTGCGCTATCCTTCCAACGACGATTGCAACGACACAGGTATCTTAATacagcggtgtttggttaacgtTCCCAAGTCCTACTATGCCACTGCAGTCGCCAAAATGTACACCTCCCAGAACTAA